One window of the Fusobacterium animalis 7_1 genome contains the following:
- a CDS encoding four-carbon acid sugar kinase family protein: MQKYIVIADDLTGSNATCSLLKKIGLRAASILKLQNGMKYDADVISYSTGSRGLDKEEAYKRVSEAIKILKDKNVLVYNKRIDSTLRGNIGAEINAMLDNLENDRIAVVVPAYPDSKRIVVNKTMLVNGVLLENSDAGKDPKTPIKTSCVETLIQKDCKYSSTYFELADIEQPIEKLIKKIQKSTEKSRVLIFDAVNNEDIIKISRAIIQSNINIITVDPGPFTLYFSKELQKKKHLEKKILMLIGSVTETTKKQIEYILQEEDIFLVKMKAESFFEKESCIKEIERVISFIKKGIESYELFLITTSPIGDEKKLDLKKIAHKLNTTVEDVSKIIANTLTETAVRVLKETQKFEGVYSSGGDITIALLEKLKAIGVEIREEVIPLAAYGRIIGGDFSNLKLVSKGGMVGDETVIKLCLHKMKNDI, translated from the coding sequence ATGCAAAAATATATTGTAATAGCTGATGATTTAACAGGCTCTAATGCCACTTGCTCTTTATTGAAAAAAATAGGATTGAGAGCAGCTAGTATTTTAAAATTACAAAATGGTATGAAATATGATGCAGATGTAATTTCTTATTCAACAGGAAGTAGAGGGCTGGATAAAGAAGAGGCTTATAAAAGGGTATCAGAAGCAATTAAAATACTGAAAGATAAAAATGTACTGGTTTACAATAAAAGAATAGATTCAACTTTAAGAGGAAATATAGGTGCAGAAATAAATGCTATGCTGGATAATTTAGAAAATGATAGGATAGCTGTTGTAGTTCCAGCATATCCTGATTCCAAAAGAATTGTAGTTAATAAAACAATGTTAGTAAATGGAGTTTTGCTTGAAAATTCAGATGCAGGGAAAGACCCTAAGACTCCTATTAAGACATCTTGTGTAGAAACTTTAATACAAAAAGATTGTAAATATTCTTCAACATATTTTGAGTTAGCTGATATTGAGCAGCCAATAGAAAAATTAATAAAAAAAATACAAAAATCTACTGAAAAATCAAGAGTTCTTATTTTTGATGCAGTAAATAATGAAGACATCATTAAGATTTCAAGAGCGATAATTCAAAGCAATATAAATATTATAACTGTGGATCCTGGACCTTTTACTCTATATTTCAGTAAGGAACTACAAAAGAAGAAACATTTAGAAAAGAAAATTTTAATGCTTATCGGCAGTGTAACAGAAACTACAAAAAAACAAATTGAATATATTCTACAAGAAGAAGATATTTTTCTTGTAAAAATGAAAGCTGAATCTTTTTTTGAAAAAGAAAGTTGTATAAAAGAAATAGAGCGAGTTATTTCATTTATAAAAAAAGGAATTGAGAGTTATGAATTATTTTTAATAACAACAAGTCCAATTGGAGATGAAAAAAAATTAGATTTGAAAAAAATTGCTCATAAACTAAATACCACTGTTGAAGATGTTTCTAAAATTATAGCCAATACTTTAACTGAAACAGCTGTGAGAGTATTAAAAGAGACTCAAAAGTTTGAAGGAGTTTATAGTTCAGGTGGTGATATTACAATAGCTCTTTTAGAAAAATTAAAAGCAATTGGAGTAGAAATTCGTGAAGAAGTTATACCTTTGGCAGCCTATGGAAGAATTATAGGAGGAGATTTTTCTAATTTAAAATTAGTGAGTAAAGGAGGTATGGTAGGTGATGAAACAGTAATTAAGTTATGTTTACATAAAATGAAAAATGATATTTAA